In Mustela erminea isolate mMusErm1 chromosome 7, mMusErm1.Pri, whole genome shotgun sequence, the genomic stretch ATGTCTTGGCAAACAAAAAATTGACCTCAAGTATATCATCTGTGATCAATTCAGGGAGACTAAGTTTACTACAGCTTTCCAAGCATTAAAATAgacaatttaaagtattttttgattGGGAGAGGTGGGAAAAAAGCAGAACAGAGAAATGATCAGTCAAAACACAGAATCCTGTCACTTAACACTGTAATTCACATGTTCAAGGCATCTTCCAAGTGCTGGAAACACAAGACAGTTCTCAGAAACAGTATTACAACCCATTAATAAGAAAAGCATCCAATGCATTACAACAAAAAAGCCCCTTACAAAAAGGGGTCCAATGTCGTCAGTTTTGGGACAATCCCAGTCTCTCCCATACATTCCTGGAAAAACCgcaaataaatgtatcttttggGTACCATGGCAGTCCACATCtgcctcaggtcaggatctcccaTCCACCTCAGTACTGCGGAAATGTTCCATCGATTTTGGCAGCCCAGGCCATAAGGCCCCCCACAACATCCTGAATGGTTGAAGATTCTAACTCCTGAACCGCCATCAAGGACTGCAGGACCTTCACGGCTTTCTGGGAGTCATTGCCCAGTTTGCAAATCACATAAACTGGGAAAGCCGCCCCTTCCTGTgtgccctgcttcccttcccgGATTGCTTCTCCTAGGAGTTCTAAGCTCTCAGCATCCCTCCGTTCCAAATGTTTCAAAGGGATGTGTAAGGCATGAGGCAAACGACAGATGTCCACCTCCACTTGAGGCCTGACGTCCAGCAACAGGTGGGGGGAGCCTGAATCCAGAAGGCGCTTATAGTCGGTGACCGAAACTCGCTCCTCTGGGCTCAGCAAGTGCAGAGAGCGGCACTTCTCAGTGGCCGAGGAGCCACAGAAGGCTTCATAGTCCTGCAGGTCTGTCACAGTGGGCCGCTCGCCGCAAGCTGCACAATCAGGCCTGCGGCTCCGAAGCCGAATACAACGAAACTGTCCTCGGAGGGCATCAAAGATCAACAAGCTGCGACTGTAAGACGGACCCAGACCTGCTACGATCTTCAACACTTCCAACGCCTGCAAACAGCCCAGGACCCCGGTTACGACACCGAGCACCCCGCCATCCGCGCAGCTGGTCACCGTCTCCGCTGGAGGTGGTTGGGGGAATATGCAGCGATAGCAAGGCCCGCCGTCATAGTGGTACACTGTGATTTGGCCTTCAAAGCGCAGGGCGCTGGCCGACACGAGAGGTCGGCCGGCTAGCACACACGCGTCATTAACCAGGTAGCGAGTGGGCACGTTGTCAGAGCAGTCGGCCACCACGTCATAGCGGCGGATTAAGTCCAGCGCGGTGGCTGCCGTAAGCGCCTGAGCGTAGGGCACGCACTCCACCGCAGAATTGAGGCGGCGCAGCGAGGCGGCGGCCGAGAAGACCTTGGCTTGCCCGGCCAAGGCCTCGCCATGCAGCACCTGGCGGGCCAAATTGCTCGCTTCCACTACGTCGTAGTCCACAAGGCCAAGGCGGCCCACGCCGGCCGCCGCCAGGTACTGCGCCAGCGGGCAGCCGAGCCCACCGCAGCCCACGATGAGCACGGACGCGGTGGCCAAGCGCAGCTGTCCGTGCACGCCCAGCTCAGGCAGCACTAGCTGCCGGCTATAACGCAAAATCTCATCTCGAGACAGGGCGGCCTTCGGCGGCAGGGGCGACACCGGAACCAGCCGCTCTGGCTCCTGCTCCGCCAAAAGAGCCGCCGCCAGCCTCTGCTTCAGAGAACTCAGCTCTTCCTCCCGCCGGGCAACTTCAGCCTGCAAGGCGAGCACGTCCTCCCTGGACCCCATCGCGCCACTCTCGGAAGTTGTCTTAAAAGGCGTTTCCTTTTCCGGCTTAGCGTCCTCTAGCGActggaagaaactaaaaaatttttaCGGAGCATGGGAAAAAGTGATAAGTAGACATTCACTTCCTGGAGAAACCCTCATATTCAACTTTAAGGAGTCATCGTTCCTGGATATTTCTAGGCACCACGAAGATAGCCTTAAGAGAACTAGAACCCAACCACAGAGCCTGTCCCCCCGCTTCCCGAATTTGGTACGGTCCGACCCGTCCCCTTCTCGAGGCGCGTTGACGTCATTCCGTTTCCGGCGTCTCGCGCAGTTCCGCCATGGCCTCCGAGGAAGCGAGCGCTAGTTCTCGTAGGTCTCGGCGGGAGTCGGAGGGGCGCGCCCGGGGACAGGACAAGTATTCAGTGCTTTTGCCCACCTACAACGAGCGCGAGAACCTACCGCTCATCGTATGGCTGCTGGTGAAAAGCTTCTCCGAGAGGTAGCGTGTCCGGCCGCCCTCCCTGAGGAATGAGATGAGCTGGCTTCGCCGGCCTGGGTGTCGGCGGTTGGCTGCGCGAGGCGGCCCTGCGTCGCCTTCCTTGGGCTCTTGAGGCAAGACTTGGGGAGAGGGCCACCCTTGGAGAAAGCAGAAGCGGATACTTCTGGGATTCTCTCCGTGTCTTGGGTTTTCATTCCTGCCCTTGGGTTCTGTGAGACATTCTCTTAATTGTACACCCCCACCACCGctctccccccccttccccccgcccacggctgtctttttttttttttttttttttttaaagtagggttGGGCTCTCTTTCACTTGGAGCGAGGTTGAAAGCTTGACCTCACTCCTACTTCTAGATGGTCAGGATGCGGCAGGAGCCGGGAGTCTAAATGAGCACGCTCACTCCCGCCCCCGTGCTGAGGGCTTATGTAAGCATGAGGTTTGATCTCTGTGGGTTAGAGAGCTGCTGCTGGGCCGGGCAACTTCGTTGGTCACTAGTGGATGTTTGATGTGATTGTTAGAAACTAGGGCTTTTCGAGTTTTGAGTTTGGAAGTGTTACacgatatttttttaagatttcggGATATCTTGGTGTTAGTACGAAGTTACTTGTTTTAGGGTTATACCAATGGGATCGTGTATAGACCTCTGAAGATCTTTCCAGATCCACACATACCAACTTAGaaaattatcctttttaattCGATAATATTCCATATGACTCATAATTTAACGAGCCGTGTCATCCCAGTGAACGTAGATTATTTCTGGAGCTttttttcgtttttcttttttgactttcgctttacagatgaaaacagagaCTTTGTTCACCCCATGTTTTGCACGATTTAAAAGAGTGCTGGACGCATAGTGAATACGCCTTTGGAAGAATGTTGCAACAGACACGCTCGTACTTTTACTAGTGAGCTGGGGATAAAGTCTTTagggtggaattgctgggtcaacaGATGTGCTTAAAATTGACAGTTATTACCAAAATGCTGGGGGGTGGCAGGATAAACATATATATAGTACCACCTTAGGACTGACATTATCCCGAGTGCTTGTTTCCTGACCAAAGCCAACCCCGGGTTTTATTAAACTTACATTTTTGGAAATGCTGATTGGTGAAAAACATTGCTGTTCTGACTATCATTCTTTGACTGTCATAGCTATCATCATGTGTGTGgctcctcacatttttttttaaatttatttctttttcctcttttagttAGTTATCTTATTTTGGTTTCTGTAAGCACTTTCCCCATGAGAGAAATTGTCATATGGTCGATCTTGTTTAGTTTGTCTTCTGAGTCTcatatttttttgctttaatcCAAGGGACGTTTCAAGAAGGGatcaatgattttcttttcaggCATAGTTGAATTAAAGGCAGCTTAGCCGGATTCCTTTAAACTACCTTACCCTCAGGTGTTCTGGGCACATTGAAGTATAATTTGCTAATGAAtaacttcatttgtttttgaagtGTATCTTTCTCAGCGTATCAGCTAGAATCAACATCTTACATATTTTGGTTTGTAAAGCAGTTGCCAAAATTAAAGCACTGTGGGAAGCTGAAGTCTAGTATTTCCTCTTAACAGATAGGCTGAGGTTAGCTTTCTTCCTAGTTTGCCAGGGCTgacttttttaatccttttacaACGGAATGTGTTTTTCCTTATATGTGTTTTTAGTATAGGCAAAGAAGAAACAGTGTTATAGGGGAGTTTTGctgtgctttccttttctttccaattaagtttccccaaaatattatttttaaaaaaaagtctaaaatgagGTGGGGGAAAACATAGTGATAACATGTACAACCAAGTATTGTGTTGGCTTATTTTTACACTAGAGCAGTAACATGAAATTAATGGAGAGCCAATAGAAAGATGTTCACTTTGAAGCACATTGAAATCTTTTATGTAATTATCCgtgatttatgtatataatagTGTGAAGTAATGGGTACAACCCTTTGAAATAGTGGTGTAAGggattattttgccattttaaagagAGTTTTTTAACGGATAGAATGAACTCATATTTGTTCCTTATGTCATTTAAACCTatttggaattaaatttaaaagaatattcactCAGCAACTCAGTCAACCTGAGATatcttttaaatgtacttttgaaatcttttttgtAACCAAGTTTTGATATTAAGGTCCTACAATTCCATTTCCAAAGTTGGTAAGTAAAATTTCATGATATCCTAtcatatagaatatagaattgctgtgatttttttttttaaattgaagagtACGTTTTCcgtgtgagaattttttttttaacatttcaggaCTTTATTATAGCATTTTTCAGCCACATGCTGAGTTTGTAGGTGAAGTActaaatgacatttatttcatttggtaATTGAGGTTTCCTTTAGTGATTAATGTGACAATAAATTTCCACTTGTGTGGTGAggaattagtaattaaaatttttttttatttagacagTACTGTTTCCAAACAATACaaactttcattttgttttttattttagtggaaTCAATTATGAAATTATAATCATAGATGATGGAAGCCCAGATGGAACAAGGGACATTGCTGAACAGTTGGAGAAGATCTATGGGTCAGACAAGATTGTAAGTCATGTGAACATTTTTCTGTCATATCACTGATGTTTGTTTAGcgaaaagaatgagaaatgacAGCTCTTAAATTCAGTCAATTTTTCTAGAAACTGAAATGATAAAAAGCATCTTACACACTTGATATTCAGATGCATTTTCACTGTGCTTGAGATTATACATGCCTTTGATACGTTGGATCAGTAGTAATTGTACagcaaggggtacctgggtgactcagttggttaagcctttggctcaggtcatgatcccagggtcctgggatcaagctctgaatcagcctccttgctcaatgggaagcctgcttctccctcttcctctgcctgctgctccccctgcttatgcactctctctctctctcaaataaataagatcttaaaaaaagaaaaataattgttaaaaagtTAATAGTTGGCCTTTGGATAAACTCTGTTTTTACAACTTACCCTGCAGATAAGTTCTCTTGAAGGGCAAAATTAAAGCATGCTCCTGAATTGACAAGGAATATTATGGAACTAGATTGCAATTAGTAATATATGTTTTGATCTTTCGGCTTCCTTTTTTGCAAGTATAAAAGCTTATAGTTGGGTGGGCGATTGTTTCATGGAAATTtggcatctttttatttttcagagcactTAGCATCTTTTGTTTTACCTGTAAAGCAGTCTTATGCGAGGAGATTGACTTGGAGacttatattttagattttcCCACTATACTTTGAAGGGTGTTATTTTTCTACTGGAGTAACTCAGATGtagaattcattttataatggctttataatttttatttttcatcactggtttatttttataatggtttattttgtaaatgtttgaaaatacttGTGAGCTCAACTTTAGATAAATCTTGGGCCAAAAGCATGCAGTTAAATCCAGATTTAATTAGAAAAcacattctaggggcacctgggtggctcagtgggttaaagcctctgcctttggctcagttcatgatcccagggtcctgggatcgagccctgcatcgggctctctgctcggcagatagcctgcttgcctctctctctgcctgcttctctgcctacttgtgatctctgtctgtcaaataaataaataaaatctcaaaaaaaaaaaatacacattctagGCATTgggtattttttaatatgtatagaCAAGAATTTCTCAGTCTTGGCACCGTTAACATTTGGGACCTAGTAATTCTTTGCGGTGGGGGATTGGGGTTGGttggtgctggggtgggggcagtgtcCTGTATGTTAGAGGACATTTAGCATCATCCCTGGACTCTTACCCACTAGATACCATTtgcagcccctctccccagggtGACAACCAAAATATCATCAGATGAGCCCTTGTGGGCAAAATTGTCCTCTTCTCCCAAAAGAGAACCATCAATATAGacataaacaaaaaaagtctCTTGGAGAAGCTTTATTGATACTTGCATTTTAAGAAAAGGTAATTAAGcattagggggggaaaaaaaaatttaccaggcACCCACATTCTTCATTAATCCtgataatgaaataatttctattcAGTTGGAGTAGATGGTGGTCAATAGAAGAGTTTAAGGGACATGTGTTATTATTACACGCATGGTAAATGTTTTCTGTGCTAGTAATTCCTTCCATATCACACATGGGCAACTCAAATGTCTGTCACATCTCCAGTTCTCTAAATATCTTGTGATACACAGGAGGAGATTAAAAATTGACAGATTTCCAACCTTCTAGCATTGACTTCTGATGATGTCAGGTTCATTTTTTTTGGCCAGCAGCTCCccactttttcttaaagaggtGAGAGCCAAGGCACTGAATCACATTTGTTACTGTATAGACTACTCTGAGTTATGTGTTGTTATTTAATCTGGGAATATCAACCTGACAATATTTTGAATACCTTTGTCATAGAACTTGATTCAACCTTGAGGTATAATCGATTGATATTAGAATAAGTCTATTAAATTGACCTTTTCAAATTCTAAAACTACATGGCCCTCAAGAAGTTCCATTTTTCCCACCAAcccaataaaattcaaaataatgaggaaaaaaattacattcactGTTAGATTTTCCTATGTTACCTGGGAATTTCCCTGTTCCTTCATTAGTTTATGAcctttaaatcatttaaaatagaaaattgccCGTCTCCCCAACCCAGACAATATCAGGCCATGCCTTGGATAGCGCTTACTTGCTCTGAAGTGATATGTGTGGTTTGTTGGGATAGAAAATGGAGACAAATTATTACTGAAGTTATTTTACAATATCTGGAAATATTCACAGATGCTTTGTTTGCTAGTCTTTCAAAGTGGCTGAAATGaatgtttcaaaaaaatgaaggaagttttttttctttaaactctgaGGAAACGAGAGTTTAAGGCACtttccaaggttacacagctaacAGCGGAGGTGGGGCTGAAGAACAATTGGAGGCACGTACCCTGAACTATTAACTATGCTTATAGGGCAGAGGGATAGGAGATGGGGCTTCAGCCTTTCCATGTTGAGTGCTTCTGTTATGTTTGATGTATGCCGTCTGTTTCAGCCTCCAACTAGAGATTAGTTTAAGTCACCTATGTTATTTCATAGGTTAGTCTTTATACAGCttgttcttttaataaaatgtaatgcatgttcattaatttaaaaaaacatctaATATAACTGTAGGATTGAAAGATTTGACTACTTTAAGAATATCAtttatcgggacgcctgggtggctcagttggttaagcagctgccttcggctcaggtcatgatcccagcgtcctgggatcgagtcccacatcgggctccttgctccgcagggagcctgcttctccctctgactctgcctgccactctctgcctgtgcttgtgctctctcgctctctctctgtctctctctgacaaataaataaaaaaatcctaaaaaaaaaaaaaaatatcatttatccCTAAGTACCAAAATATTACCTCTAACAAAAAGATTAgtaccctggggcacctgggtggctcagttggttaagcatctgccttcagctcagttatgaccccagggacctggggttgagccctgtctctcgctccctgctcagtagggagcctgcttttccccctccctctgttgctccccctgcttgtacattctttctctctctctgataaataaaatctttaaaaaaaaaaaaaaaaagatcagtacCCTAATCAAATGTACGAAAACATAATtctcaggactcctgggtggctcagttggttaagcatctgctttcagctcgggtcatagcctcagggtcctgggatagatctcacattgggctccctactcggaggggatctgcttctctccccgccCTCCCGCTGCCacttggtttttctcttgttctttctcaaataaataaaatctcttacaaAAACATAAACTCACAACTGTAAAtggccaaaaataaaataaataaaatggaaaaaaaaggtgAGCCTTGCATTTCAGTGAAAAAGTTGCTGATAAAACTGACGTTGCCTTTGTGGTCCCCCTCCAAGTTCCTTTTCTAGGGGACACCCCAGTCTGGCAGCTTGGTGTGGCTTGCTTCAGATCTTTGTGCATGcctgtgtatgtgtctgtatttgtcaAACTAGGCAATGTGGCATTCTTTGTGTTTCAACATAAATGCAATCTCCCTGTATCATTCTGTTGATTTTTAACAGTAGCCAAGAGATCTTTTATTGCTAAATTATCTCATTCTTTTAACTGTTCCATAGTACTTTATCATGCAGcatggtttatattttaaaaaacttcagaaaaaaagatttttcgaACTGAAACAGAATTCTAGAAAATCTAAGGTGAACTTGTTTTTTAGAGCAGATACCAGGTCAGTGTTTTGTCAGTAATCATcagtgacaaaaataaaaccagatataTCTTGTTTGATTTTGTCCAGTGAATTATAATTAGTATACATGATTGATTAAATGTCTAGTTTTCTTCTATATAAGAGCTCATTGAGCAGGAATGcattttatctttgttcctcCCCAAGACCTACAGCAGTTcacatgtagtttaaaaaaaaagtctatcctGGTTGAATTAAACTGAAAATACTTTAAGAGATTTACACTGGAAAATGTAGAAGGGGTGTAGATAGGCTTGGTAGTGAGTTCATGTGAGCCCCATACCTCAGAAACTTAGAATCAAAATCTTGGCATTCTACTTTCTTCagaaatttccaaagaaaaaaagctgaaccTGAAGTCAAGGTTTAtatatgaaggggaaaaaaaggatagaaagacTAAATGATCGAcgaaaagtaagagaaaaaaaaaatcttattgttAAGCCTGTAACCCTAAAATCATATCATTGGGCCAGTAGAGAATGTAATGAGGTCTTCCAAGCATAAAGTCAGGATAAGTTGATGGAGTGCTATCAGCATTTAAAATCAGACAAGGAATCCAGATAAAGAAGCATGCATACCTTTTCAGCCACTGTGATTCAACTTTTGGGATGCTAATTACAGAAATGACAGGACCCCTACAAAAGGATATATGTACAAGTATCTTTATTGTAGCAATATTTGTAATGGCACATACCTGCAACTGACCTGAATGCCTTAACTAATGTATGACCATATATTGTCTGACTTGTAACCATAAGCCTGTATTATTTTtgtgactgaaaaaaataaaaagcagagggGTGGGAGTAGATcgagaacataaataaataataaagtcacaAACGGGATTGAGAAAACAGATGAGGCTATCAAATACATGAAGGTATAGGATAAGTGAGTTAAATCCTCGGTTTTCTTAGGAGAAGGAATCAACAGCTGTTGttcaaaattataaagtaatagCCATAACATTGTTCACCTACTGTTTTCTGGTGAAtagcaccaggaaaaaaaatgcttaaaatttgaCCTGCAGAGTTGGGTTTAAAAGAATACTGTTTTTCCAACTTACTAAGCTATTTGATTTGTTACTAAATACTTTTGTACCATggcaaaaaaatgttaaacatactCTGCTTTAAGTTCTAATAAATGCAGctatatttttgttaaaagaagTAGACACCTAAAAAAGagtttttattagattatttttagtatttgtgtTAAAATGCTGTTTCTTATTCTTGCAGCTTCTAAGACCACGGGAGAAAAAGTTGGGCCTGGGTAAGTAGAACCTCTCGACCCTCATACTTGCTTCTCGCCTTGGTAAGCTTACCCAGTGTGTATTTTCCAGATTTGGAAGAAAGCCAAAATACAGTGACCTCTGATGGTTTTTAATGATCTTAATGATGCGTATATGGTTTAACTTGAGTTGCACATATCAGTCAGGGTCCACTTGGGGAAACAGAAACCACTGTCAGCCTTTCAGTGTAGGGAATTTAATACTAAGAATCTGGTTACACAGGTGAAGGAATGCTAAGAGGCCACATGGAATGGAACAGTGAGGCCACTCAAGCTGGTAGTGGCAAGAGGTTGCTACCACCCCTAGAATGGAGCAACAGTAGGAGCAGATGGTGTTTTTGGAGCCTAGGAACCCAGGCTATTTAGAAGGGGCTGGAAGGATGAAGTAGGGGATACGTGGCAGGAGCTAGAGCCATAGAGGATAGATACCCAGTCAGTGCTGGGAGGCAGAGTAGGAGGGGGGACACagagttttccttttctctctcctggaaACTATCCCTCCTGCCTCCCGAAGCTATCTGACCACCAGTTGAGGAGAGTATGTGGGAACTATAGTTCTATGCAATGTAGAACAGGGTAGAGCAGAGCCAGAGAAGGGATCTGAGAGTAAATGTTTTGGACCAGCATGCTGTATTAGCTATAAATCTTTGAACATTTCTTTATAAGTAGtaaaaagtaactattttttaaaaagaaaacttttctagTCTTTAAAATCTTAGATGAACTTAATCATTCTGAAATGAGTATCTCAGTACCTTTATTTCTGGGCTGGTTACAGTTGCTTAGATTAAGAAGTAGTATAATTTTACTGAAAAATTGGCAGAGCATGGAGGAAGCACAGTTCTTAAAAATGTGACTATTTGCTGCTGTCTTGAAGACCATTTCTCTGACATCATCAAGTGTTCTGAGTATCTGAACCCAGAGGTTCTTTGAGATTGAAATAATGGAAACTGCCACGAAAGCAATCAGGAATTCCCTATGTGTCCGTGGAAATCGAAAAAGCTGTGATCTTCACTCTTTAGCAAAAGAAGTTAGACAAGTTCACCATTGCTAATAAGATACTGTGGGGGTTTGGAACTAGGGAATGTGGGACTCCCCAAATCCCCACTTACCCTTACCTTTCAGGTCCCTGGGGACTTTTAGGCATGAAGGGAGCTAAGTAATTGTTGGCTGTGTCTTTGACCCCAAATACCAGATCCCTCTAGTGTACTCAGGTTACAGTGGAGACTACACTTGGGATAGCTTTTGTGGAAACGGGCCAGGAGTGATgggaagagcagaagcagggaaacGCTTTTAGGTAGAGAGCTGAGCTTCAGAAGGTGGTGCCTGGGACTAAGGTGAAGTGGCAGATGAAAGAATGGAATGGAGAGATGGTTTTGACTGAGAATAAATAGGATTTAATTATAGTTTAGTATCACCTTTAAGGGACTGATTTATGCTTTTCAGGTGCTTAATTTCACATGTATATGTAAGCATTTCTGATGGCTTTCTTCAgtggatatattttcattttcaggaaCTGCATATATTCATGGAATGAAACATGCCACAGGAAACTACATCATTATTATGGATGCTGATCTCTCACACCATGTAAGtggtgtgtttctttctttggctATTCGTGGTAGTCTAAGCCTATTTTACTgacttaatgtttattttttctaaatttcagccAAAATTTATTCCTGAATTCATTAGgtaggtattttttaatatttgaaagaattgtgattcaaattatttatcttacttcaatatttgacttattttcattttttactaatTAAAAATGCACATGCTATGTTAAGTTTGCTGTCAGAAATGAAACCAACATACAAATCTGAGCCTCATGGCTATAGATTCCTGGCTAAATGATGTATTTTAGGGACTCTAAATTCTCCCAGACCACAGGAAAAGATGGAAGGTGACTTCCATGTTAAtggaattaagccctgcatcatAAGGGTAAAACACCATGAACAAGTAGGGTTTATTCCAAGAATGCCAGAATGGTTCATCATCAGGAAATCATCCACATAATTTATCATGTTAGCAAAGAAAGCAGCATGATTAAGTCCGTAGGTGCTTAAAGGTATTTGATAAACTGTACTAGCCACTtctaataaaacttgaaaacagaaataaaaagaaaccatttaaaCTTCATAAAGACAATCCAATCCTAAGACAGACATCTTACTAAATGGTGAAATGCTGAATCATTAATAAACGCATTGAGGCAGGCATGCCAGCTGGCATTATATGTGGACATTTTAAGTGATGTTAAGAATAAGAATTTAGTATGAATATTAAGTAAGGATACAAAGTGGTATTTATTTGCAGGCAGTATGGTTGTATTCTTAGAAAATCTAagggcacctgatggctcagttgttaagtgtgtgc encodes the following:
- the DPM1 gene encoding dolichol-phosphate mannosyltransferase subunit 1, producing MASEEASASSRRSRRESEGRARGQDKYSVLLPTYNERENLPLIVWLLVKSFSESGINYEIIIIDDGSPDGTRDIAEQLEKIYGSDKILLRPREKKLGLGTAYIHGMKHATGNYIIIMDADLSHHPKFIPEFIRKQKEGNFDIVSGTRYKGNGGVYGWDLKRKIISRGANFITQILLRPGASDLTGSFRLYRKEVLQKLIEKCVSKGYVFQMEMIVRARQLNYTIGEVPISFVDRVYGESKLGGNEIVSFLKGLLTLFATT
- the MOCS3 gene encoding adenylyltransferase and sulfurtransferase MOCS3, with the translated sequence MGSREDVLALQAEVARREEELSSLKQRLAAALLAEQEPERLVPVSPLPPKAALSRDEILRYSRQLVLPELGVHGQLRLATASVLIVGCGGLGCPLAQYLAAAGVGRLGLVDYDVVEASNLARQVLHGEALAGQAKVFSAAASLRRLNSAVECVPYAQALTAATALDLIRRYDVVADCSDNVPTRYLVNDACVLAGRPLVSASALRFEGQITVYHYDGGPCYRCIFPQPPPAETVTSCADGGVLGVVTGVLGCLQALEVLKIVAGLGPSYSRSLLIFDALRGQFRCIRLRSRRPDCAACGERPTVTDLQDYEAFCGSSATEKCRSLHLLSPEERVSVTDYKRLLDSGSPHLLLDVRPQVEVDICRLPHALHIPLKHLERRDAESLELLGEAIREGKQGTQEGAAFPVYVICKLGNDSQKAVKVLQSLMAVQELESSTIQDVVGGLMAWAAKIDGTFPQY